From Elusimicrobiota bacterium:
ATTCTTTATACCATTGGGCATAATCATCGTCATCAGAGTCAACTGCTTTCTGCTGATTTTTCTCGGCTATCTCTTCTTCTGTCATCAGCATCATCTCCTTTCGGGATGAGCCCTGCCTGAAAATCAATTAGCACTTTGTTAGCGTTGAGTATCTTTTCAAGTTCGGGCAAAAACTCTGCGGATTTTTCTTTAAGTGCATCCTGACCTTTTCCTGTGACATACACCAGCGGATACCAGCGCCCGTTGATGTTATCCTCAACTATTTCAATGAGCCCTGCTTTAAGCAACTCATCTGAAATTGCGAGAAGGACTTTATTCGGCACTCGTTCCATAATACCGGAATATCTTTCGTCGAGTGCGTTATCACTGTTTTTAAGTGATCGAATGCTCCGCCTGTCACCACCCCGCAAGATTCCGATAATCGTTCCTCTGCCTCTTTTCCCTGATATTTTTTCTATCAGAGATAAAATAACAAACTGATACAAATTCAACTTCGCCTCCTCTTAACGGCAGGGTGTAGGGTATAGGGTGTAGGGTGTAGTAAAAGCCGTTGACTTTTCTACCCCCTACTGTCTACACTCTGCTTTTCTCAAAACGGCACTTCCTCTCCGTCTGTGGCTGAAACACCTTTCTCTTTTTTAGAGAGAAATTCCAATTCGTTCACGACAACCTTAACATCCTTGTAGGTCTTGTCGCCTTTCGTGTTCGTTCTGATTTCCAGCCGACCATTGACGGCAAGAGCTTTTCCTTTAGTTAAGTGCGGTGCAAGTTTTTCCGCCCGCTCTCCCCAGATTACCAAATCCAGAAATAATGTCTCGGCATTTTCTGGTGCTCTGTCTTCTCTAACAGCGAACCTGACATCGCAGACCTGCTTGCCTGTTTGGGTTGCTCTCAACGTTGCATCTCTAACAATGTTGCCTGTTAAAACTATGTTGTTCATCTATTCTCACCTCCTTTCTTTCCAAATGTCGGATATATTTCTGCGTAGTGCTTTTTACACACAGTAGCGTAAAATTCATTCTCGCCAAGGGCAAACTGGGCAAACTGTGGGCAAACTGTGCCAGACTTGAC
This genomic window contains:
- a CDS encoding RQC domain-containing protein, which gives rise to MNLYQFVILSLIEKISGKRGRGTIIGILRGGDRRSIRSLKNSDNALDERYSGIMERVPNKVLLAISDELLKAGLIEIVEDNINGRWYPLVYVTGKGQDALKEKSAEFLPELEKILNANKVLIDFQAGLIPKGDDADDRRRDSREKSAESS
- a CDS encoding single-stranded DNA-binding protein, with translation MNNIVLTGNIVRDATLRATQTGKQVCDVRFAVREDRAPENAETLFLDLVIWGERAEKLAPHLTKGKALAVNGRLEIRTNTKGDKTYKDVKVVVNELEFLSKKEKGVSATDGEEVPF